One Pseudomonadota bacterium genomic window, AGCTCGTGAACAAACTTCGTCAGAGCGGCCATGAGGTAGTGGCGGCGTCGCCCGCCTCGGGCGTCAACACCATCACTGGTGAGGGGCTGGCTGAAGCGCTTGCAGGTGCGCAGGTTGTCGTCGAC contains:
- a CDS encoding NAD-dependent epimerase/dehydratase family protein: MKIVVIGGTGLIGTKLVNKLRQSGHEVVAASPASGVNTITGEGLAEALAGAQVVVD